One window of the Pedobacter ginsengisoli genome contains the following:
- a CDS encoding sialidase family protein, which yields MNRVIIILFAGIIFLGACKEKQNKITIGTLRTEGLAVGSYLTYDSKGNPVLCWSEQDAKDSLYRLKYASYNERNNTFSIPVTVPASSGISISAESMGKIAFKSDGTVIAVFSKRFPNERNPYAGAIYYSSSTDNGKTWSDSQFLHSDTTHNYGRSFFDITKLKDGELAAIWLDGRYGKSIKGSALFFNKTTKGNGFGMDTCLEKGTCECCRTKILSDKQGNIHLAYRNITLPTGLADKQVRDMGYKLSIDNGKTFSAVKTISKDNWQIDGCPHSGPSLATTRQSVNAVWFTAGGGSGIYYSSSGKNASFGERRLITAHGRHPQLVSLKNDKLFMVCEELKDKPEEKPMKMKHSHGGMTMGHEQAANSKIVLRILASGKEDKVITITDGQQPDHHAVILALDRGVLMAWIREQNGQSEICYTKVDTN from the coding sequence ATGAACAGAGTAATAATAATACTGTTTGCTGGAATCATTTTTCTTGGCGCATGTAAAGAAAAGCAAAATAAAATTACAATTGGCACCTTACGCACAGAGGGTTTGGCTGTGGGTTCTTATCTTACTTATGACAGCAAAGGCAATCCTGTACTTTGTTGGTCCGAGCAAGATGCTAAGGATTCTTTATACCGCTTAAAATACGCTAGTTATAATGAGCGAAACAACACTTTTAGTATTCCTGTTACTGTTCCCGCTTCCAGCGGGATCAGTATTTCAGCAGAGAGTATGGGTAAAATAGCCTTTAAGTCTGATGGGACTGTGATAGCTGTGTTTTCAAAACGGTTTCCTAATGAAAGAAATCCCTATGCTGGAGCTATTTACTATAGCTCTTCCACAGATAATGGAAAAACGTGGTCTGATTCGCAATTTCTGCATTCTGATACAACGCATAATTATGGACGCAGCTTTTTTGACATCACTAAATTGAAGGATGGAGAGCTTGCGGCCATATGGCTTGACGGACGTTATGGCAAAAGCATTAAAGGCTCGGCCTTGTTTTTTAATAAAACAACTAAGGGGAATGGGTTTGGTATGGACACTTGCCTGGAAAAAGGCACATGTGAGTGCTGCAGAACTAAGATCCTTTCTGATAAACAAGGGAATATTCATTTGGCCTACAGGAATATAACACTTCCAACGGGTCTTGCAGACAAACAGGTTCGTGATATGGGGTATAAATTATCTATCGATAATGGTAAAACATTTAGTGCTGTAAAAACCATTAGTAAAGATAATTGGCAAATAGATGGCTGTCCGCATTCAGGGCCTTCACTTGCTACTACAAGACAAAGTGTAAATGCAGTTTGGTTTACTGCAGGTGGTGGTTCAGGTATTTATTATTCTTCATCAGGTAAAAATGCAAGCTTTGGTGAGCGCAGGTTAATTACTGCTCATGGCAGACATCCTCAGCTAGTTTCGCTTAAAAATGATAAGTTGTTTATGGTTTGTGAAGAGTTGAAAGATAAACCAGAGGAAAAGCCAATGAAAATGAAGCATTCTCATGGAGGAATGACAATGGGCCATGAACAAGCTGCAAATTCAAAAATTGTATTGAGGATTTTAGCATCTGGAAAAGAAGATAAAGTTATCACCATTACGGATGGACAACAGCCAGATCATCATGCAGTAATTTTGGCTTTAGATAGAGGAGTGTTAATGGCATGGATAAGAGAGCAGAATGGCCAGTCAGAAATATGTTATACCAAAGTAGATACAAATTAA